The Cervus canadensis isolate Bull #8, Minnesota chromosome 21, ASM1932006v1, whole genome shotgun sequence genomic interval aatatagatcaatggaacagaatagaaagcccagagataaatccacgaacctatggacaccttatgttcgacaaaggaggcaaggatatacaatggaaaacagacaacctctttaacaagtggtgctgggaaaactggtcaaccacttgtaaaagaatgaaactagaacactttctaacaccatacacaaaaataaactcaaaatggattaaagatctaaatgtaagaccagaaactataaaactcctagaggagaacatgggcaaaacactctccgacataaatcacagcaagatcctctatgacccacctcccagaatattggaaataaaagcaaaactaaacaaatgggacctaatgaaacttaaaagcttttgcactacaaaggaaactataagcaaggtgaaaagacagccctcagaatgggagaaaatatagcaaatgaagaaacagacaaaggattaatctcaaaaatatacaagcaactcctgcagctcaattccagaaaaataaatgacccaatcaaaaaatgggccaaagaactaaacagacatttctccaaagaagacatacagatggctaacaaacacatgaaaagatcctcaacatcactcattatcagagaaatgcaaatcaaaaccacaatgaggtaccattacacgccagtcaggatggctgctatccaaaagtctacaagcaataaatgctggagagggtgtggagaaaagggaaccctcttacactgttggtgggaatgcaaactagtacagccactatggagaacagtgtggagatttcttaaaaaactggaaatagaactgccatatgacccagcaatcccacttctgggcatacacactgaggaaaccagatctgaaagagacacgtgcaccccaatgttcatcgcagcactgtttataatagccaggacatggaaacaacctagatgcccatcagcagacgaatggataaggaagctgttgtacatatacaccatggaatattactcagccgttaaaaagaattcatttgaatcagttctaatgagatggatgaaactggagcccattatacagagtgaagtaagccagaaagataaagaacattacagcatactaacacatatatatggaatttagaaagatggtaacgataaccctatatgcaaaacagaaaaagagacacagaNNNNNNNNNNNNNNNNNNNNNNNNNNNNNNNNNNNNNNNNNNNNNNNNNNNNNNNNNNNNNNNNNNNNNNNNNNNNNNNNNNNNNNNNNNNNNNNNNNNNNNNNNNNNNNNNNNNNNNNNNNNNNNNNNNNNNNNNNNNNNNNNNNNNNNNNNNNNNNNNNNNNNNNNNNNNNNNNNNNNNNNNNNNNNNNNNNNNNNNNNNNNNNNNNNNNNNNNNNNNNNNNNNNNNNNNNNNNNNNNNNNNNNNNNNNNNNNNNNNNNNNNNNNNNNNNNNNNNNNNNNNNNNNNNNNNNNNNNNNNNNNNNNNNNNNNNNNNNNNNNNNNNNNNNNNNNNNNNNNNNNNNNNNNNNNNNNNNNNNNNNNNtgcaccccaatgttcatcgcagcactgtttataatagccaggacatggaagcaacctagatgcccatcaccgatgaatggataaggaagctgtggtacatatacaccatggaatagtactcagccattaaaaagaattcatctgaatcagttctaatgagatggatgaaactggagcccattatacagagtgaagtaagccagaaagataaacaccaatacagtatactaatgcatatatatggaatttagaaagatggtaatgataaccttatatgcaagacagaaaaagagacagagatgtatggaacagacttttggactctatgggagaagccgagggtgggatgatctgagagaacagcatcgaaacatgtatattatcaagtgtgaaacatatcgccagtccaggttggatgcatgagacaagtgctcggggctggtgcactgggaagacccagagggatgggatggggagggaggtgggaggggggatcgggatggggaacacatgtaaatccatggctgattcatgtcaatgtatggtaaaaaccactacaatattacaaagtaattagcctccaactaataaaaataaatggaaaaataaataaataaaaaagaaaaaaaagaataaagtgttcATATTTCCAGAAATAGCCAGATACTTCAATATGAAGGGAAGAAAGTGTTCATTTTTACTTACAGAACAGACTAAAAACTCAAAAAATATGGctttacatgcatgtgtgtgttatgtaAATTGTCATTCCAATAAGTATATTTTAATCTTACtgaatttataatatttataacagCAAAATTTCTGACTACTTCTTTAATAAGCCAATTTGTGAGTAAAGACAAGAGCATATAAATGATGTTCAAGGCTCTTTCCACTGTACAGTTAGGGTACAGATGTCTAGGGATAATCTCAGCAACTTGAGGGTAggtcaaaacataaaatttttgatggctgtaaaaatatttttaataaaaatagcttaATTCATCCCATTAATAGAAGTAAATGAGTATCCtaagagaaaataggaaatataaagaaaataaaaattacaccaTCCAGGGACAAGCACTTTAAACATTAGATTGAACATATTGTAATTTCATAGCTAAACACAGATTTGGATGATTTTACATAAATTGGATCACAGGTATAAACCTagtctgaaatgttttcttttctctttttcttaaaagaatattatcaggtatatcttttcatttcaataaataaGGAACTACATAATCATTCTTATGGCTTCAGAGTATTCTTTCACAGAATGCTCCATAATCTATTTAACCAAATccttattataagatattaatcTTGTTTATGATTGTTTTGCTACAATAAACCTTGATAAACATTCTATATATCCAGCTTGTTTACCAACTTGTCCAACTGTCTTTAAGGTAAATTGCCTACAATTAATTCTAATTGTCGGCAGTTAGAAGTGCTGGTTAAGAGAGTATGCATATTTTAAACTCATACCTAACAGAAAGTTTGCCCAACccttttggaaagcaatttgtcAGTAAGTATTAAGATCCTTAGATGGGCCCGGGGAGGAGGGAGTGGTCTTCTGAGCTCTGGCAGTGTGGCCTGGTGAGGAGGATGGGTTGAAGTAGAGGGGACAGTGACCTGCCCTGAGGGCGGGACTGTTGCATGACATGGACAAAGGTCTGTGTGGTGAGCCCAGGTCACAGTGCAGGAGAGGATAAGAGGGGTCCCTCAAGGTAGTTTAGGCTTAGTTGAAGGGTACAGTTTCTGGAGGAGAGATGCAATGGATTATGATTGAATACCAATATCTGTGCACCTAAACATCTGTGCACCCTGACATACTGGGACCCTGATAACCACACACCTTTATATCTGCACACCCTGACATCTACTGGAGGCCTGGCTTCCGCATGTCCTGACATCTCTGTGCTCTAGGCAGGGCACAGTCAGGGCCAGAAGAAACTGCCTCTAGCACTGAGTAGTCGGTAATCAGCTCCCACACCTTGCTCTCAGGCACTCAGAGGTAAAGTCTGCAGGAGACCACTGTTAGCCCAACTGCTGGAGAGACCAGGGAAACAGGACGCCCTGCGAGGTGTGGTAAGGACGGCTGGGAGGAGGCTCCAGGAGCTATCTTGACAAAAGTTAGTGAAGAACAGCCAATGTACATTAGCATACTACACAGCCAAAAGCAGTCTTGCCATGCGTATGTTTAAGACCTCCGTGGGGAAACTGCAGCGACAAGTGTACGAGGGGGAGTACCCTATATTCCAATATGCGCCAGTGTGTGCGAGTGACTTCATACAGGTCAGCAGGAAAGGAGACGTGATGGATCTGCACAACCGCACCCGAATGGTGACTGGGCGTCGCTGGCACCAGCCCCCACCTCACACTGCCTGATGTCATGCTGCTGGCCCCACCAGCTGCCACCTGTGATGACCCTAACAGGCACAGCCCTGCTGCCCAGGAGAGAGGTAAAAAGCTACACAGATTTTAGGGCTAACCAGGCTGCTTCCCTTGAAGTTCGTAGAGATATCCATTCATAACAGTAAAAAACAACAGCTCCGCCTGAAGCTTGCCACTGGCCACTCTTTTTACCTTCAGCTGTGTCCCCCTCCAGATAGAGGGGATCTTTTTATTCAGTGGAAAAACCTAATTTATATCCTGAGACCATCAGCAAAGGCTCACAGCACAACCCGGGCCACCCCAGCTAGGAACATTCTGGACATAACTGGatttaagaaagagaagaagtgcccagtggttaagtctcAAAAAGATGGGGCCAGGGTGCTTAGGGAGAATAGCTAAAAGTCCTGCAGAGGCTTTGGTACAGAGGCTCATCTGGAAAATACTCTAATTTTTGGAAGGACTCAAGGCCAAATGAGCCTCATTTGGAGGCCATGGCACACTAAGGAGGTTTCTAGTACTTCTCCAAAGAGTTCCCCAAGGCTGTATTACAGAGATTTGTTAGCTGTCAGCAACTGTTAATTTCATATCCCATATCATATTGCCATCTGCAGCAGGCTGACCACCCAATCTATTCTTGAACATATACTACTCCAACCCAGGTAGGCGGACAAGTTGCAGAATGTATGTCTCCCCAAGACTGCCATGAAATGATTTTTGTATAAATCAGTGACAATGAGATGTGCATAATTTGTTAGAACCTATCAAAAtactggtcttcccaggtggtatagcggtaaagagtccacctgccaatacagcagatacaagagacacaggttcaatccctgggttgggaagatctcctggaataaGAAATTACAACCTCCCAACCcccatcagtattcttgcctggaaaattccatggccagaggagcctggtgggctacagtccatggggtcacaaagagttggacacgattgagcacacacacacatatatccaatTATTAAAGCACATATCGCCTGACCAGGAGAAATACTAACAAAAGTGTCTTCTGatgtcacctagagccagacatcctggaatatgaagtcaagtgggccttaggaagcatcactacgaacaaagctcgtggaggtgatggaattttagttgagctatttcaaatcctgaaagatgatgctgtaaaagtgctctactcaatatgccagcaaatttggaaaactcagcagtggccacaggactggaaaaggtcagttttcattccaatcccaaagaaaagcaatgccaaagaatgctcaaactaccacacaattgcactcatctcacacgctagtaaagtaagcTCAAAATTGTCCCAAACCAGGCCTTCAGCAATACGAGAACCTGTGAACTTCCagcatgttcaagctggttttagaaaagcagaggaaccagagatcaaattgccaacatccgctggatcatcgaaaagcaagagagttccagaaaaacatctatttctgctttattgactatgccaaagcctttgactgtgtggatcacaataaactgtggaaaattctgaaagagatggacataccagaccacctgacctgcctcttgagaaacctgtatgcaggtcaggaagcaacagttagaactggacgtggaacaacagactggttccaaataggaaaaggagtaccgtCTAAGCTGCTtcattgtcatcctgcttattaaCTTAATGCAGGTATACTATGAGAAAACGGCTGGGCGTGGAGGAAGCAtacagctgaaatcaagattgccagagaaatacTCCCATAACTCAGATATGCTagagacaccacccttatggcaaaaggaataactaaagagcctctgatcgaaagtgaaagaggagagttgaaaaagttggcttgagcTTCAACATTCAGATAATACTAAGTATCATGCCTCTGACGTgcgccatcacttcatgggaaatagatggggacaacATGTGGAAACGGAGTGTtcgactttatttttctgggctccagaaccaGCTGCAGCATGGCTGACTGTCAGCATGAAATTTAAAAGGATGTatgctactccttggaaggaaatgttatgaccaactagacagcatagttaaaaagcagagacatacttgcCAACAAACGGTCCATCTGTCAAGCATATGGTTTTCCATTGGTTATGTAGGACTAACCATACCATCAACTGTGAAGAAAGTCATTGAGCGCCGAAGAAGAATTGATGAACTGTTGTGTGGAGAAGACTGTGACgagtccctttggactgcaagggaggtcaaccccagtctcctaaaggagatcgtcctgggtgttcatgggcaaggactgatgctgaagctgaaactccaatactttggccacctcatgtgaagagctgactcattggaaaagaccctgatgctgggaaagattgaggacaggaggagaaggggatgaaagaggatgagatggttggatggaatcaccaactcgatggacatgggtttgggtgaactctgggagttggtgatggacagggaggccttgcatgctgccattcatggggttgcaaagagtcggacatgactgagtgactgaactgaactgaactcagcacacacacacatacatcaaaTTATTAAAGCACATATCACCTGATCAGGAGAAATACTAACAAAACTGTATTTTAGTAAGTATTCTCACTGACACAAACAGTTCCAGCAAATCTGGAGTGGTCATTGTAGAGATACTGTAGGAGAACTTCTTGCATCAAATGGCAGAGTAGAGTTGAAAGCTCAAAATTCTTACTATAAGCGCTTGTTGTTTAGccacagaaagagaaggaagctgTTTTACTGGTATCACTTTCTTTACTTGTTTTCCCCTAGGCAAATGCTTCCTTTTTCTATGGAAAGAATCAAGATTGAGTGAGCATTCAGAGCCTTTACATAAACCTTGGTGAGTTTAGAGTCACTTAGTATGATTATGCTGGGGAGGATGTAAATAACAGGCAGAGGCAAAAGTGAAATGCCATGGAAGCCAAGGAACTGGAGTGAGAGTGTACCTAACTCCAGACGAGAAGGTTTAGACAAAAAAGCAGATGAGTCTTTAGGTGAGTCTTGAAAGAAGAGAATTTCATTAGAGAAAAAACAAGATGCACGTAAGTCATTCCAACGTCTGCAAAAGCAACAAAGCTAAGTAAGATGCCTACAGCACAAAAAGCCCAAGGGATATGGGATAACAGTTCTTATGAAATAGCAcggctttttatttgtttagatgTATTCATTGCGTTCACCAAACTCAAGTAACAAAATTCTCTGTCCTTATTTCATCTTCACTCAAAAGTTTCCCTTCCCCCACACTTTCTTTTATGACTTCGGTTTCCTATGGCCAGACAATACCTGATCTCACTGTAGCTTTTTCTGAGCATATCAGTCAATCAAATATTTCAGATTTGGATTTGCCATTTGAGCAAACACAAgatacagttttatattttattcctagCACTTTTATTGGATTGTCTCCTGTTTAGATGGTTCCCAAGTACTATTGCAACAACACTGATGGGAGAGTTATAAAGTGTAACTCCCATGTTCATTCGTGGGCCTTATCTAATAGTTGATTATCTGCTCTAGAGGATCTTTCCCCAACCCCACCTTTTTTCTTGCTCACTTCTGAATTCTACTTCCTCCCTTCTCACTTCCATTTTCAAAATAGTACTgattactaagaaaaaaaaaatcactgtgcttTTAAAGAGCTCTCACATGctttcttttaaatcattttattttttaaacatgaattgtgatttaatttcaaaatagcattctttaaaatgaaatatttcaaactcaTTAATACTACAACCTCTTATACAACTCAATTTTTTTAGAGCTAGCATCACGaccaaaataaaatcacataaaattataattatgtagAGTATGTGTTGACTTATGCATACATGTACAGCTACATGTAAgcatttcacttatatatatatatatatatatatacacacatgtatatatacatatatatatatacagctaaTATAAGCATTTTACTGACCCTCAAttgaagaaaaatttcaaagtataaataaaatactaattaGATTTTCAGCAGGTAATAAAAAAGATTTACTTAAAAACCTAGGCaaccattttatgttttattgtatCTTAAGAAAGTAAACCATTACCTGTGCAAGAATGGGGAAGCCAAGGTTCCTACATCCATTACAAGGAGTCAATGCTTCCCAGAGTCCTGAGGGCCCACAAgtgttttcatcatcatcatcatcttccacTTCTCCTGGTGACAAATTTATTGTAGATGAAGTTCtctgaaattaaatttatatCATACCAATATATTATATCAATGTCAGTTAGATATCTTAACATCAATTAAATTACATAAATTTCTCATGGTGTATGTTAGCAAGAAGAAATTAGCTTAATTCTGCGCATAGTTATGTGGCTGTGCTATGGAAATCAGCCAAAATATATGTATAGTTCAATTCTAAGTTGaatgtgaaagaaaacaaagtgaaaaaactggGTGACAAAGATTGATAAATTGCAAAGTTCATGTTGAAGAATAGGACATGAAAATGACTCAAGAGAACAtagaaacagcaacaaatattttgatttctaaagCAACCAGAGGAacaaattgaaaatattgaaataggAATTGGTAAAAAGTCCATTTTTTCACAATGTCATCAAAAAGTAGActcatttttggaaaaaaaagaaattcataaaatttcatattatatGCATAAGAGGGAtatgtgttaagtcgcttcagtcatggtcaactctttgcaacccctggactgtagcccaccaagctcctctgtccatgggattctctagacaagaatactggagtcgggagctatgccctcctccaagggatcttccacacccagggattgaacccatgtctcttatgtctcctgggaagcccttgtaagaGGGGTGATACTTTTAAAGTTAATAATAGGACTTCCATGCTAAGCAAACATATTTAGTTTTGCTACTTTCCAAGTCTCACTTAAATGACAGCAAAACTTTTGCAAAAATAATCTTAACCATAAGGACAAGGACAACAGGAGGGAAGTTAATAGATGAGCAATATCAAGAAAACATTTAGAggctcaaaaaaaagaaaacatttagacAATGATAAACAGATGATTTATCAATTTCATATAGAAAACCTGAGGAAACGGAAAGTAAATTGTCTGCAAAGAGGAAGAATAAGAAGCAGATCTATTCATGATTTAACACCTCTAAAGGACTTAAGAATGAGAGAGACTGACTACCTGTGAGGTAATAATGCAAGAAATTTTGTAGGTGTTGGTAGAGCTAAAACAGAATAGAAACTCTATATTAGAAATTAGACCCCAAACTCATTACCCAGCCAAGAAAATAAACCTTCACCACCTGACAAGAAATTGGAGATTTACTTTCTGGTAAGGTTGAAGCTAAGGGATTATGAATTCTAAGAAACCAGGCACAATGAACTGAGGAATGCctctttaaaaacaatgaaattaagtGAATATCTATGTAGTAAATAAAGATGCTCAACCTGCCCCAGTGCCTTCTTCCCACATTTGTCTTAGAGAACATGGCAGCTAAGTTTATAACTCCCAGGTAGCAGATGAGAGTATACTCCTCTGGACcgctcaaaaaaaaaacaatctctaAGTACTTAAGAAAATGGTAGAGGCGTCCATGTCTTAATGCTTACTGTGAAACCCCTCCTCAACAAACTCCATGCACATAAACAGTTCctaatttttcaattaaatatgAACAAGGGTATAATGATAGCCATATATTGGAAAGAAGCTTTTAACAGGCCAAActaaatatacagagaaaaattataaacagtatcctcagagagagagaatatataaAATCCAATAGAACAGTTGGAAAATAAGTCTGAGCAAATTTCCCAGAGGACAGaacaaaataagttaaaagttaagaaaattaagGGATCAAACTAAGAGTTCCAAGTAGAGGTAAAAAGAGACTGTCAAAGTATCAATGCAAGAAATTTTgccagaatgaaagaaaaattccaCATTAAAAGAGCCTGCTGAATATTCagcatagtattttttttaatagcaaagaCAATAAGTTTGTCTAGAAATATTCAGAGTCTAGTGTTCAGTATAACATTGATAGATCATGATTACTGAAGTTAGTAAAGATAGTTTACATACTGAATTGTAAATAGCACCCATGTCCTGGTAAAAgttgttgctttaaaaaatagcataaaaGACTTCACAATACAACTGGTTTTTGCATTCACATCTTACATTTCCCTTTATCAATTTTCAATAACTGAGAAATTAAGAACTTCAATAG includes:
- the FAM71C gene encoding LOW QUALITY PROTEIN: protein FAM71C (The sequence of the model RefSeq protein was modified relative to this genomic sequence to represent the inferred CDS: inserted 3 bases in 2 codons); its protein translation is MDKGLCAYYTAKSSLAMRMFKTSVGKLQRQVYEGEYPIFQYAPVCASDFIQVSRKGDVMDLHNRTRMVTXGVAGTSPHLTLPDVMLLAPPAATCDDPNRHSPAAQERGKXATQILGLTRLLPLKFVEISIHNSKKQQLRLKLATGHSFYLQLCPPPDRGDLFIQWKNLIYILRPSAKAHSTTRATPARNILDITGFKKEKKCPVVKSQKDGARVLRENS